From the Theropithecus gelada isolate Dixy chromosome 16, Tgel_1.0, whole genome shotgun sequence genome, the window TTATGGGACTGCAGTTAGGGAGAGTGTTCAGAATAGCAGACTTTGGGGTTGGTTAGGATCCCTAAGGGAAGGAGTTTAGAGAGAAATGTACAGAAGGTCTAATTCTGAACTTCTGGAATCACTTTAGGGGCTGGGAAGAAGAAGTAGAGCTAGAGAATAATCCTGAAAAGAAGGACATCTAGGACCAGGCAAAGGGGGAAAGAGGATCATTGAAGCCAAGGGAGAAGAGAACGTGGGTGAGGTGGTCACCCGAGAGGTCAGTGAAAAGGTGGATtgaggaaagcagtttggaaCCATTGGCATCCTTCCAGAGGACAGTTTTAATTGAATAGTGGTGGGGCAATTCATGGTGCATACCCAATATTGGAATTGATGACTTtgcttatggtattttgttttcatgttgtccagtttatcaatttctTTAATTGCTTCTGAACTTATTGAGTCGTGGTTATGACGGGTATAGGTGCTATTCACATGGGGTTAATTTGGCTGGAGCTCTGAAAGCATGTTTTGGATTCAAATTTGTTATCAGTTTGACTTGTCTCACTGTTAGGATTtggatcctttttatttcttctttattttgcttCAAGTAAAATCCTGTTTTGAAGTTTCTAGCTGAAAATTCTATTTGCAAGTTTCCTTTTCTGATTgagatataatacatataattgaGATATAATACATAGTTTAGGTAGTTGCAGAAGGACAAATCTGGTAATGCAGGTTATATCTCAAGATGGTAAGGTTGATCTAAATATTTAgagttttctgttgtttatcacAGAGTTTAAGAGTCAGGCATTTTCTTTTTGACTGTTCTGTGACTGTGCAAATTGTTTAATATGCTTTTGTGATTACTACCCACAGAGTCGAAACAGTGGAAAATTGTATCATTATTTGATAGATTTGGTACCCTCTTCTCAGATAGCTAATTGTCGGACAACTAAGATATCAATTGATAAAGTTCATGTCTTCTCATTAGTAAACTTCTAAAATTCAGAGATCCTAAATCTACAGACATTCCTATGTCAATTTTTCTGAAACTTCTGGGACTCTACTGTGATGGAAGCCACAAAAATACGGAAACTGCTTGAAGGCTGTTGAGGGTAGTGTAGCAGACTGAGTGGGTGGGATCTGGCGTCATACTGCTGGGGTTACAATCCAGGCTTCACCATTTATTGTGAGGTTTCATCTCAATGTCCTCTCTAAAGTagagattataatttttcttactttatggAGTTGTAGCAGGAGTCAAATGAGTTattaaatataaagcatttagaacaatgATTTGCATGCATAGAATAAGCacttaatgaatatatttttgttgctattactGTTTTGTGATCTCTGTTTCCCATAGGTTAACCCACTGTCCAACGCACAGGATGCCTTCAAAATAGGAATGAATGAAAGGATAGGGTGAGAGGTTGGAAAATGGCTTGTGAGGGAGGAGTAAATGGCTGGAGAGGAAAGTAGGGTGGGGAAAAGGTGTTCAGTTTGATAACTTTTGCGACAAACCGTGCCATCTGTTTTTCTTTGAGTGACACTTCCTTTCACTTTaaacttcatttctttatctCCTACATCCACCAAGGCACTAATTTTGTCACCTTCTCTTTGTCATGGCTGATGTACTCGTTTCTTTCTGTGTAGCCCCACTGTAACTGCCCTAATCTGGGCTTTCACCACTTCTCTCGAAGATTACTTCACCAGCTTCTGAAGTGGTTTTCTTGACTCAGCACTGTCAATTAAGATCTGTTCACTGCGGCAAGATTGATGTTCTCGAAACAGTATTGTCATCACTTCATCAACATACTCAGATCTCTTGTGGACGGATTAAGTCTTCTCCATAACCTTGCCCTACTCTGTCTGTCCAACCTCATGCTCCCTGCGGTGAGTCAGGGTGGGGAGTGGAAGGAGTGCTGCATTTTCTTCATAAAGTAATTATGTGGCCCTGGGCAAGACACTCagctttctgtgtctcagtttacTACCCTATAAAATATGGatagtaatattaaatattaaaatatggatTATAGTCCATGATTCAGTGAAAAAATGTGTGTTAGCATctcctttaaaaatcctttaattACTTAATCCTTTAAGCAGGCCTTTCTTACTCTTGGCTAATATACtatgctttgtttcattttaaggCCTGTGTTTGTTGCTCTTGGCGTAGAATGCCCATCTTCAACTTTGCTGTTTATTCAAGTTATTCTACCTCAACTCCAAACTCTGACTTAAATGCCATCTCCTTCACGAGACTTCTCACCGTTAGTCTCTGGTTCATGGCtgtctctttcttctcatttcctaTGTTGAACAACTTGGtgttttataatttgttataCTATTCTGGCCTCTTTCTTAGTGTTCCCAATGCGATACAACGTTTAAGTTCCTTTAGAGAAGGGAGGGTGCCTCTGCTCTTGCTGCACCCAGTACTCATTGTTCTCTGAATGTTTTCGTATTGCTTCAGTGCCTTTCCCCACtttctttgcctttattttttttctcgaAACTCTTGGCCTGTATGTTTTGGCAATAGTgcaagttaaaaatttaaataaaggctGGTTGAAGACAActaatttaattttgctttaaaggaAATTATGATACTTTTTGATGTAAGAATGTGTAAGAATGATAAGAAAACCAAGATTCTgcataggaattttaaaataccttaaagTATATAAAGATGTATTCCTTAGAATGGAAATACACTgaatatattaagaaaacattttagccCTCACTCTTTCCTCTTCATTAAAGGTCACTATTTTTTTGTCTTGGATCTGTTGAGATTATCTTGTTACTAGTAACCTGCTAAAATATATCTGtagttttattctaaaatttgaattttttttcatacatCACAtcaaataaaaagcttctgcacagcaaaggaaacagtcaacaaagtaaagagacaacccacagaatgagagaaaatatttgcaaactatccatctgacagaggattaataaccagaatacataaggagctcaaataactcaataggaaaaaaaaatctaataatctgattaaaaaatgggcaaaagaactgAATAGACATTCagatctcaaaagaagacatacaggctaggcatggtggctcacacctctaatcccagcacttagggagactagggtgggaggactgcttgagcctaggaattcaagacaagccttggtaacatagggagaccccatctctacaaaaaataaaaataaattagctgggtatggtggcatgtgtctgtagtcccagctacttgggagacggaggtgagccatgttcatgccattgcactctggcctgggcaacagagtgacctcaaaaaaaaaaaaaaaaaaaatacaatggcaaacaggtatatagaAAGgggctcaacatcattgatcatcagagaaatgactCAAAACTGTGCAATGAGAATGTAATTCTCATTGCAGTTGAATGtaataatgtaaattattacagtcACACTAATTTGTTGTATATCTCATCCcacttaaaatggcttttatccaaaagaaaggcaataatgaatgctagtgaggatatggagaaaagggaacccccTAGTACACTTTTcttgagaatgtaaattagtacagccactatggagaacagtatggaggttcctcaaaaagctaaaaatagaactgtatGATCTAGCAGTCCCActgctagatatatacccaaaatcatggaaatcagtatatcaatgAGACATCTGtactctcatttttttttgcaatactactcacaatagccaagatttggaaacaacctaagtgtccatcaacagacggattgataaagaaaatgtggtacatatacttaatggagtactattcagccataaaaaagaatgagatcctgttattgCAAGAACTGACTGGACCTGGAGGACAGTATGTTAAGTGAGATAAACCAGGCATAGAAAGATAAACttctcatttgtgggagctaaaaatgagaacaattgaactcatagaggtagagagtagaataatggttactggaggctgggaagtggggatggttaatgggtacaaaaatataattagatagaaCAAATAtaatctagtatttgatagcacaatagggtgattatagtcacaataatttattgtacattttaaattaaaagaatattattggaatgtttgtaacacaaataaatgataaatgcttgaggtgataggtACCCCTTTTATCTGGGTGTGATTATGCATTGTTACCTGTATTGAAATCTCTCTTGTTCCCCCTGAATAATACAGTTACCATGGATCTATACAAaggtaaaaattttgaaattttttatattaGGAGAATTGACAATTCTAGTTGGGTTTCTGGCTAGCTAGCCTAAGAGTATGTTGTAATTTAAGGATTAACTATAACACAGCTtagcttttaaatttcattagtatgtcataaatttcttttcaggtaaattaatttcattttgtaaaagacAATTGCTCACTATGAGTTAGCTGCGTTAGGAGGAGAATTAATTAATATAGAACATACAATAGAAACATAATATCCCTTTTAGTTTTCATAAAAAATAGTGAAGCCGAAAGTACCAAACAAGCAATTCTCTACAgactccaattttaaaatattgaaactgAACATTGTCCAAAATTCAGTGGCTGTTTTCTCCCCCTCATAAATCTAAGAAAATTCCTTTAGGTCCAGTTGTGGTTGCTTATCCAATTGGTCATTTCAAGGATGGCTGGATATGAGAGAAAATAACATTATAATTGGGTATAACTTCATAATTTTTACTTAGAGAGTCTGGACAGATCATAATTTTTACTTAGTCTGAACAGAGAAAGTTTTGGATTAGAAATGGTACATACAGAGGTTAACATTTACAGTGAAAGCAGTAATCCCCCATTCTAGTGGTTTTAAGTGAGTATATGTAATGTGcttaaatttgaaggaaaaagtcTTAGGGAGTCAaattaatttcctaattttaaaggtttttaaaaagtacttgacCTTATGGACTCAGACTACTAGTCTTTCATAATAAATGGACCTCTGTCtttgaatcactttttttttttggtaagggaGTTGTAAGAATGGTAGAGGAAtagatttaaataattatttaaatgtaacacACAATAGTAACAGAGAAAATGTACCGTAACCATTCTGTGGCTTCTTTCACAAGGCTGACGATTGATAATGCCCAAAGAACTTTTGATGTCTTGTGTTAAACTTATTAAACAAATATGCAAATAGCATTTGCAAAGTCAGTCCTAAGATAGAGTTGATAGAGCTTGTTGAGACTTTTTTATGTTCCAAGGCCTGTCCTAAACTTTACTTGCATTTTTGTCTCATCAAATCCTATTGGCAACTTTATgagggaaattttattttattttatttattttttttgagacggcgtttcgttcttgttgcccaggctggagtgcagtgacgcaatctcggctcaccacaacctcagccacccaggttcaagggattctcctgcctcagcctcctgagtagctaagattacaggcatgcgccaccatgccctgctaattttgtatttttagtagagacaaggtttcttcatgttggtcaggctggtctcaaactcctgacctgaggtgatccacccgcctcagcctcccaaagtgctgggattatagatgtgagcccccatgcctggccagaaattttattttaactaaaattagttggccaggcgcagtggctcacgcctgtagttccgtcacttggggaagccaaggcaggaggatttgcatgagtccaggagtttgagaccagcctgggcaacatggcgaaaccccgtctctacaaaacgcacatacacacacacaaagcctggtgtgatggcacGTACCTGTGggtccagctactcaagagggtgaggtggaaggatcgcctgagcccgaAAGGtcaaagttgtagtgagctgtgattgcaccactgcactccagcctgcgtgacacagcgagaccctttTCCCCACAAACCCCctcgaaaaagaaaagaaattagttaAAATTTAGCATGCCCAAAACTATTCAATAAAGGGACTTTGGTGGGATTTGAACACAGACCTATCTtcagagctttttaaaaacacaatgattaactgttttttctttttttaaacacactGTTGCTGGCTTAAACAATGAGTAACTTCTAAAACTCTTTTGAAATGagctaaaattgtatttttcGGTCATGTGACTTGGAAAATTAACAAGAACATAAgggattttagtttctttttcagaCTAGACAAGCCTTCCTTATCATTCCTTTTGTGATGAAAAAATAGactaatttgaaaagaaaaataactaatgaggcAAGATGTCCTGCCCTGGAAGAGATCAGACTTGTAGGCCTGCTCTGCCCTAACTTCTTGAGGGTCCGTCTGGCATGGGTTTATGCAGATTCCTAACTCTTTGGCAGAccagtcattaaaaataacaaatcacAGCAGTTAGCCACCATGCATAATTGAAACATTAATGCTTTTATAATGCTGGCTTTTTCAGATGGCGCTAACACCCATTATGGAGATTAACCACTTTTCATCAGGTTTTTTAAGTCTTGAGGAATACAACGGTGAACGCAAGGTGTGTATCTGAATTAATTTAGTAGTAAACTGTGACATGGAGGGGTTCTGTGCTTTGAAAGTTTCCAACTTATATACATTCAAAAACTATTAAACTTTTTGCTGTCTctccaaatattttccatattgttAATTTTGATTGAAATGTGGAGCTAGTTAGAATTTTCTAGTCTAAAGCTTAGATATAAATGAGTGCATATTTGCAGAGCTATaagatgttgcattttttttttcttcttggcatCTGGAATATAAATGCTAAATTTGGTCTAGTTAGAATTTcctacttccctccctcccctgcttaCTTCCTTCTGTCTCAAAACTCTTCAGGGATGAAGACTCCACAAGCTATATTGGGGTAACATATTGTAACAGTGGTTACTTTCAGTTTCTGTCAAACTAGATTAAAAAgaagtatcacatgttctcactcatatgtgggagctaaaaaagttgatctcattgAGATAAAGAGTAGTATAATGGTTACCAGAGAGGCTAGGAGGACAGTAGGGAGGTGGGTGAGAGAGAGCAGGGGATAAAAAGGGGTTGGTTGATGGGGTACAAAATTACAATTAGatggaataagatctagtgttcagtagcacaatagagtgactatagttaacagaaATTCACTGTATATTCTGAATAAGTAGCGTGAAAttagaatgttcctaacacaaagaaataagtgtttgaggtaatgaatatccccattatcctgatttgatcattacacattgtatgcttatatcaaaatatcacatgtaccccatatccataaaatttaaaaaaaaataaaagaggaaaggaatggaaaataaaagtaaagacgACTCATCAAAAATTGCAATGTAGAAGAATAGTGCAGAATGCTGTAAACTAGTACCACATAGAACTTAATCTGTAATTTTAAAGAAACCATGTAAGTATATTTACTCCTGGTATTGTGTCTTTCTCTCTTATCCAAATTTACTGTTCTTCTAtagtttaaaattaaagaattgcttttaaattttacagGGCAAACATTGTACTGTGGAGATACAAAATGTTTTGAGACATCTGTGACCAGACATGTCACGTGTGAATATACTGTTGAATTTCAAAGCAACACGttgtaactttttttgttttttcctgttacaacagattcattttattttcatcaccATGGGGCGTACCCTGTTGTTGAGTTCTCTGGGTCAGACCTCTACAGACTTCTCAGATGGATCCTAGGTCTCTGGGCTTGCCGTGAAATTACTCGCTGCTCAGGGAGAGAGTTGAGATGGTGGCATCCTCCCCCTCTGTTGCTCCGGCTGTGTCCCCTAACTCTGTTGCTCCGGCTGTGTCCCTCACTCTGTTGCTCTGGCTGCAGCTCATTCTGTTGGAGCTCCTCATTCAGCTGGTCACTGTGGTCAGAGGGTGTTGGCCTGCTCCCTTCCTCAAGTCTTTTTAAAGCCACGTATTTTTGTGGAGCATTTTTCTTCCTGGCTCTCCTCaagttgttttcctttcttcgCCGTCTTGGGAGTCTTCTTCGTGCTTCCGGACATCGGTTGAGAGAAGGACTTCTTCTTCCTTGTCTTGTTGGTGTTGGCTGGTGGTTGCTCTTCAACAACTGTACCGGAGgctctcagttttctcttcatcttcaaCAAGTCAATCTATCTCAAGGATCTCACGTTGCAGCATTCTTACCAGAGGCCACTGGGCCTGGAGTTCCAGTTCCAGTGTCTGGAGAGTCCACCTCAGCTCAGCAATCTCATGCTGGT encodes:
- the TMEM99 gene encoding LOW QUALITY PROTEIN: transmembrane protein 99 (The sequence of the model RefSeq protein was modified relative to this genomic sequence to represent the inferred CDS: inserted 3 bases in 2 codons; substituted 1 base at 1 genomic stop codon): MDLYKDGGILPLCCSGCVPXLCCSGCVPHSVALAAAHSVGAPHSAGHCGQRVLACSLPQVFLKPRIFVEHFSSWLXLKLFSFLRRLGSLLRASGHRLREGLLLPCLVGVGWWLLFNNCTGGSQFSLHLQQVNLSQGSHVAAFLPEATGPGVPVPVSGESTSAQQSHAGWQLSAEAEACPSVLYSEVLEWNKNINTYTSFHGFCLILGXLFCFVLVVIGLPYIKSGLSLSVALLWQSLILLSCLVQQDSQVHTWGRLFSMFTST